The sequence CGATGAACAGGCCGTGGACGGGCACGCCGTTGCTGGTATTCAAAACGCTGGACATCTGACTTCCCCTTGATTGAAATTAACTAACGATGGCAAACCTCGAAATGGCGTCATTGACGCGTTTTGCGGCTGCAGAAACATGCTGTTCGGCGACGCGCTCGGCGCGCTTGGTCTTGCGCTGCTGAAGCGCATCAATGAGCTGGCAATGCTCATCGACCAGCGACTCCGGATTGCCTTTTTTGACATTGCTGACACTGACGCGCACGGCGCGTTCCATCTGGTCGATCAGGTCGATCAGATGGTTTTGCATGCGCAGGTTGCCGCCCAGCGCCGCCAGCGTGTGATGGAAGCTGCGGTTGTAGCCGACGAAGCCATCGCTCCACTGCGCAGCATCGAATTGGCGGAACGGCTCCAGCGTCTGCAGTTGCGCATCGCTGGCATTGCGCACGATGCGCTCCATGCAGGCGCGCTCGAGCGCCACGCGCAGATGGAACATGTCCTGCACGTCGG comes from Actimicrobium sp. CCC2.4 and encodes:
- a CDS encoding GntR family transcriptional regulator, which produces MITLSSPLQTTGTPLLRESAYAQLRADILSCTLPPGAEIREAELAARFQVSKSPVRDALMRLEREGLVISTPRQGYRVAPISVTDVQDMFHLRVALERACMERIVRNASDAQLQTLEPFRQFDAAQWSDGFVGYNRSFHHTLAALGGNLRMQNHLIDLIDQMERAVRVSVSNVKKGNPESLVDEHCQLIDALQQRKTKRAERVAEQHVSAAAKRVNDAISRFAIVS